A single window of Tepidisphaeraceae bacterium DNA harbors:
- a CDS encoding transposase codes for VIERFFCRIRRCRRVATRYEKKAANFAGFVYLAAFITAEE; via the coding sequence CGTCATCGAGCGATTCTTCTGCCGCATCCGCCGCTGCCGGCGCGTGGCCACGCGGTACGAGAAGAAGGCCGCCAACTTCGCCGGCTTCGTCTACCTCGCAGCCTTCATCACCGCGGAGGAATGA